The Synechococcus sp. BL107 nucleotide sequence GCCTCAAAGTCTTGATTCAAAAGATCTCGCTGCAACGCAACAAAATCGAGACCCATGGCTGATTCCACGCTTAACCAGCCGGCCGTGGAACCCTTCAGCAGCTCCGATAAGGCGGCAGGACGATGGCGCTGGATCACCTGAAGGATCCAACCAGGCGCCCAATCGTCACCCTTGGGGTCAAAGGGCAGCAATTCGGAAGCATCCAACGTCACCAGGTCATCGACCCGAGATTCAATCGTCTTGATCAGCGGCCGGCGCTGACGGGGATTACCAGCGGCGAAGCGCTCAATGAGCATCTCAACGCTGAGGGACGTGGTGGGAGAAGAACCGGAAAGCATTTTTCGCAACCGGCTTTGTCGAGCACGGCGTTATCCCACTATGTCAGGCATGGGAGATGACCATTTCACTTCAATCGAACAGCTGCGGCAACTCCATGGACCGCTGATCGATGTCAGAAGTCCCTCCGAATTCGAGAAGGGGCATTGGCCAGGGGCTGTGAACCTCCCCTTATTCAGCGACGACGAGCGCGCCGCCGTTGGGACCAGTTACAAGCAAGACGGGCGATTGAAAGCCATTCACCTGGGGCTGCGGATTACTGGACCGAAGATGGCGGTCTTAGCCGAACAGCTCGACCAATACAGGGGGGCAGAACAGTTGAGACTGTATTGCTGGAGAGGCGGGATGCGCTCAGCAAGCATGGCTTGGCTTGCGCATCAAATTGACCTCAACCCTCTGCTGCTTCAAGGGGGATACAAGGCCTATCGCCATTGGGCTCAATCAAGTTTCGATCAGGAATGGCCCTTAAGGATCATGGGTGGTCGCACCGGTACGGGAAAAACCGATCTGCTGCTGGCTCTGCAGATCAAAGGTGTTGCCGTTTTAGATCTTGAGGGTCTTGCCAACCATCGCGGCAGCAGTTTCGGAGGTCTTGGACTACCAGCTCAACCCAGCACTGAGCACTACGAAAATCTTCTCGCTGAGGTTCTTGATCACCATCGGCGCCAGGGTGCCGGTTCCATCTGGCTCGAGGCGGAAAGCATTCAGGTCGGACGCTGCCGCATCCCAAAAGGTCTTTTTGATCAAATGCAAACCGCACCTGTTCTCGAAATCCAGCGCAACCTCGACGAACGCGTTGAGCAGCTGGTGGAGGTCTATGGACAACAGGGCTCTGAGGGCTTAGCAGAAGCCACCAACAGAATTAGTCGTCGACTGGGTCCCCAACGCACTCAGCAGGCTTTGGAGGCCATTGCAGCCCAAGACTGGGCGACAGCCTGTCGAGCCACACTCGATTACTACGACCGCTGCTACGACCACGAACTGGCACGCTGCCCCGACAGAAATAGCGTTGATTTGACCGGGCAAACCGCGGCAGTGGCCGCAGAGACGCTGCTCAAAGCCAAACTTGTGGAACTTTCCGCCTAAGATCCCGCTTCAAGAAAGGGGATCCTATGGCCGAGGCAAAAGGAACGGCATCGATTCAATTTTTCAGAGGCGTCGATGAGCCGGTCGTCCCCGATATTCGTCTCACTCGCAGCCGTGATGGGAGAACCGGCCAAGCCACATTCGTGTTCGAGCAACCTCAAGCCCTGGCCCCAGAAACCTTCGGGAACATCGGAGGCATGTGGATGGTGGATGAAGAAGGGGAAATGGTCACCCGTGAAGTAAACGGAAAATTCGTCAACGGCATTCCTAGCGCCCTCGAAGCCACCTACACCTGGAAGACAGAAGAAGATTTTGAACGGTTTATGCGCTTCGCCCAGCGCTATGCCGATTCCAACGGACTTGGTTACTCACAAAATCAAAAGTCTGATCAATCAGACGCAGCAACCGAAGAACAAGCTTGAGATTGCCTCACTGGCTGTCACTTACAGCCTTAATTGCAGCAACAGTTCTGCTGTGGTCGTTGCGTGAGGTCTTGCTGCTCCTGTTCGCGGGGGTTGTGGTGGCAATGGCCCTTTGCACGCTTGTAGGCATCTTGCGTGAACGTCGCCCCATGGGTCGTTCCCTCGCACTCGTGATCTGCTTGGGCGGTCTTTTGACGATTTTCACCGTCATTCTCACAGTGGTGATCCCCCCTTTTTTGGAGGAATTCGCTGTTCTTTTGCAGCAACTTCCTAAAGCAGCGCAAACACTCTTGGGGTTGTTGATGGACTGGATCGATGGCATCAGCCAAGCGATCTACGGAGCTGATTCCGCTTCCAATCTTGACGAGCTTGGCGTCTCCGACCCGAGCAAATTGGTGCCAGATGGTCAGTCCATCGCAGCCGGGCTTGGCAGCGGTGTGCTCGGCCTCCTTGGTCTGGCCGGCAACGTGGGTAATGCCGTATTGCGCCTGCTCTTCGTGGTTGCAGTAGCACTCATGGTGAGTGTGCAACCCCAGGCCTATCGCGGCGTGGGCTTGCAATTGGTTCCGTCGTTTTATCGACGCCGGGCTGCAGAGGTCTTGGATCGATGTGGACAAGCTCTGAGCAGTTGGATGGTGGGAGTGTTGATCAGTTCAGTCGCTGTCTCAGCACTGTGTGGCATCGCTTTATCGCTTTTGGGTGTGAAATTAGTACTCGCTAACGCCCTGCTTGCTGGACTTTTAAACATCATCCCCAATGTGGGACCAACGATGAGCACGGTGTTTCCTATGGCGGTTGCCGTGTTGGATGCTCCCTGGAAATCGATCGCAGTGCTTGGAGCGTATGTGGTGATCCAAAACATGGAGAGTTATGTGATCACCCCATCGGTGATGCATCACCAAGTGAAATTGCTCCCTGGCTTGACCTTGGCCGCCCAGTTCGTATTCACATTGATGTTTGGACCGCTGGGGTTGCTCTTGGCATTGCCCTTAGCCGTAGTTTTTCAAGTCGTGATTCGTGAAGTCTTGATCCACGACGTTTTGGATCATTGGACCAACTCTGGAGCGACGCCATGACGGCAAGAAGCGTCTTGGTGGCCCTAAGCCTCGTGGTGCTGACCTTACTGACATGGCACTTGCGCTGGGTGTTGTTGGTGTTGTTTGGCGCCGTGGTGGTGGCGGTGGCCCTGGATGTGCTGATCCAAAGCCTTCAAAAATGCACAAAGCTGGAGCGTCCCGCAGCGCTCGCTGTTGTGCTGGGCCTCTTGCTCTTAGCGGGAGCGTTCCTTGGTCAGCTCCTTCTACCGGAATTGCTCGATCAGTTCCGGCAATTGGGGCGAGACCTTCCCCAATTGGTTGGAAAGTTGTCTGATCTGATCAGCAGCGACCCCCGTCTAGAGCAGTTTGACGAGGCCATTGGCTCAGCCATCAATCTCAAAGGACTTCAACCCCTACTTGGTTTTGCAGGTGGGGCTGCCAACACGTTGATCCAGCTCTTGCTGATGGTTCTGCTGGCGATTCTTCTTGCGCTGGATCCCGGTGCCCACCGCCGCATGCTGCTTGCGGCTTGCCCACGGCCAGCCAGGGAACAGTTGGACCAGCTTCTGGATGAATGCAGACATGCACTGGGCGGTTGGCTCAGCGGAATGACCCTCTCAGCCACAACTGTCTTTCTGCTGACATGGGGCGGATTACTTGTCCTCAAAGCACCGCTTGCCCTCTTAAGTGCGCTGGTTTGTGGATTCCTCACCTTTGTTCCCACCATTGGGCCAACGGCCGCCACTCTTCTCCCGACCGGGCTAGCGCTTCTCCAGTCACCACAACTGATGGTGTCTGTTCTGGTGTTCCGTCTCATTCTTCAAAACCTCGAAGCTTTTCTGCTCACACCGCTACTGCTTCGGAAAACGGTCAATCTTCTCCCAACAGTGGCGTTGATGGCGCAATTCAGCCTGGGGGCTTTGCTCGGTTTACCCGGTGTACTTTTGGCTCTTCCCTTGGTTGTTGTGCTGCAAGTGCTGATGCAACGGGTCGTTGTGCAGCAAATCATGGATCGATGGGCCTAGGTCCGACGGTTACATACGGTGGATTGTGATCACCTTCATACGATCGAGTTGGACGTCATTTTTAATTTTTCCCGTTACGAGGAGCTGCGAGAGGCCGTGCAGCAACTCCAGCGCGACAACTTTGATCCCGAACTTCTTCGCGAAGAAGCCCATGACCTCTTCGAATCATGGTGGTCATCCAATAACAGTCAGGGGGAATGGAATGAGGCCATCAAAGAACGAACCTGGAATTCACTTTGGAACGAATTTGGTCCTAAGGACGTTCAGCGATAGCGCCGCCATAAAGAGACAGAGCTCAGCAGAACAACAATCGCCAGTTGATGATCGCGGATCGCATAGGTCATCGCCGTCAGAGTGAAGTGATCCGCAAGGAGAATGAGCTCTGTGCGCAAGTCACCAAACGCCAGCAGGATCAGTAGGAGAGGAAACCATCCAGCTGAACGACGCTGCAGCAGGGGTCGTGCGGAGTTCATCAGCTTGTTAATCACCCTGTGGTTGCCACAACGTGAGCAATGAGGGAGCAAGGGCAATACTCGACCAACTCCCCACCACCACGCCCAGGGCAAGGGCAATCGCAAACCAATACAGGGTGGAGCCACCGAAAAACACCAAGGCCAGCAAAGGCATCAAGGTGGTTCCACTGGTGTAAAGCGTCCGGGTCAGGGTGGCTGATACGGCCTGATCCACCTGAAGCTTCAGGGGCAAATCAGACCCTTGTTGGGTGCGTTCACGGATCCGATCGAATACCACAACCGTGTCGTTCACGGAGTAGCCGGCAATGGTAAGCAGTGCCACGGCAAACAGGCTGTCGACTTCCAGCTGAAAGAACAATCCGAGCCAAGCAAAAATGCCGCAGACGATGACAACGTCATGGGCCAAGGCGACCAGTGCCAAGAATGCATATCGCCGGTCGTAGCGGAAGGAGATGTAGACGGCGATCCCCGCAAACGCCACCAGCAAGGACACCAAGCTGCTTTGCAATAACTGGCGCCCCAGGCTTGGCCCAATGGTGTCAACCGATTGACCACCATCCCTGAACGGACCAGCGACCGGTTCAACGGCCTGAATGACCGCTTGTCCCTGGGCGGCAGACAGCGTGGGGAGCCGCAACAACAGCGATTGGCCCGCATCGAGCAACTGCACCCGAGGTGCATTCAGTTGCGGTAACGGCGCATTGCCCTCTTTGGGAAGAGCCAATCCACGGATGACATCCGATACGGCAATCGCTTTGAGATCGGAGCAGGTTGGGTCGCAATTGCGCTCAAGCTGGATTTGGGTGCCACCCGTGAAATCAAGGCCAGGACGCAGCGGTGCACGAATCGCTGGATCCAGCCAACTGGTCACTAAACCAATCAGGCTCACCACAACAACCGCTGCTGAAATCAGCCACACGCGTTGTCGCATCGAGCTCAAAGACCAGCGCAACTGACGGACTTCGGCCGTCGCGGGGGAAGACGCGTCAACCATGGATCAGGCGGAGGGGGTAGGGAGCTGACTGTTGGGCAAGAAATTATTCGGGGAACGAAGACCCGAATAACCCATCAGGAATCGCAACAGCGTGCGGGTACACGTGAGTGCCGTAAACAGGCTGAGCAAAACGCCAATCCCCAACGTTGCAGCGAAACCCTTCACCAAACCCGTGCCAAGGAAGAACAAGGCTGCGCAGCTGATCAGCGTGGTGAGATGACCATCAACAATGGATGAAAAGGCCTCGGAAAAGCCTGTATCAATCGAACGAATTAGCGTGTTGCCACGCCTCAATTCATCCTTAATCCGCTCAAAAATCAACACGTTGGCATCCACCGCCATGCCAATACTGAGAATGAAACCTGCAATCCCAGGGAGCGTGAGGGTGACAGGAATCAAGGCATACATTGCCAAGTTAAAAAGGGCGTACAAGCTCAAAGCAACCACCGCCACGGCCCCAGGGAGCCTGTAGGCCAAGACCATAAAGACCGCCACAAAGGCCAGACCAGATAGGGCCGCCACCAAGCTTCGACGGATGTTTTCGGCACCAAGGGTTGGACCAATGGTGCGAACTTCAATGATTTCAACGGGTAGAGGCAGCGATCCACCGCGGAGCTGAACTTCCAACTCTCTCGCTTCTTCAGCGGTGAAGTTTCCACTGATACTGGCGGCACCACCGGAGATGCCGGCAGCTTCGAACTGGGGGCCAACACTGGCTTCGCTGATGGCTTGACCATCAAGAACGATGCCGAGCAGCCGGTCGGTTCCAGCAATGGATTTCGTGAGCTCAGCAAACGCCTCAGCCCCGTCACTGTTGAACGACAGGGTGACTTCCCAACTATTGGGGTTGTTTTGCAACGGCTGACGACCTGCCGTAACCAAATCCTTACCCGTTAAGGCAGCGGGCTCGAACTGTTGAACGATTTCCTCATTCACCTTCTCGAGGAGCTGTTGCAACTGATCGGTTTCGCTGGTGGCCTCACCATCGAGACCAAAGAGCTTCTGGGCCTCAGCCAATTGGTCGAAATCGATCCCATCGTTGTCATCGATATCGCCATTAAGAGCTTGTTCTTCTCGCAACCGCAAAATGGCGCGGACTTGCGATCGCAACTGACGCAAACTTCTGAGATCTCCCTCCGCACCTGGCTTTTGTGCACGGAACTCCAACATCGCGGTGCTGCCAAGCACCCTTGCCGCTCGGGTTGGATCCTGTTCGCCGGGGAGTTGAAGCACCAACTGGGTATCACCCACGGTTTGAAGCGTCGACTCGGCTACACCAAGACCATTGACACGGCGCTCCAGCACCGCTTTCACCGCCTCCATTTCCTCGGAGCCCACGCGGGTAATCTCCCCAGCCGGCTGCACCTGCACGGTGAGCTGACTACCCCCGCGTAAATCAAGACCCAATTCCAACGGAGTCCGAAGCAAAAACATCCCAGCCGCTATGGCCAAGGCAAGAACAAACGCAAACCAACCCTGATAACGCGCCATCAACGTCAGAGACCCTTGGTGACCATCTCTTTCGCCGCCTCAACAATTTGATGGGGCTGAATGATGGTCAGATTTTCAAGGGAGCCGTTGTAGGGCGTTGGAATGTCTTGACTCGACAGCCGAATCGGACGGGCATCGAGATCGTCGAAACAGTGCTCCGTAATCAGCGCAAGTAGCTCAGCGCCAATTCCGCCAGTTTTCATGCACTCTTCCACCACAATCACGCGGTGAGTCTTCCGAATCGATTGACTGATGGTGTCCATATCCAGTGGCTTCAAGCTGATCAGATCAATCAGCTCAACACTCACGCCTTCGGCCTCTAACTGCTCAACCGCCTTCAGGCAGTGATACCGCATTCTCGAGTAGGTGATGATCGTGATGTCACTCCCCTCCTGCACGAGATCAGCTTGATCGAGGGCACAGGTGTAGTCGCCTTCTGGCAGCTCTTCTGTGAGGTTGTAGAGCAGCACATGCTCAAAGAAGAGCACGGGATTGTTATCTCGAATCGCGGCCTTCATCAGGCCTTTTGCATTCGTGGGAGTACTGCAAGCCACGATTTTGATGCCGGGCACCGCATGGAAGTAAGCCTCGAGCCTTTGGCTGTGCTCAGCACCCAGTTGACGGCCTACACCACCCGGACCGCGCACCACGGTCGGAATCGTGAAATTGCCCCCACTCGTGTACCTCAACATCCCCATGTTGTTGGAGATTTGGTTGAAGGCGAGGAGCAAAAAGCCCATATTCATGCCTTCAACAATCGGCCGCAGGCCGGTCATGGCAGCACCCACAGCCATGCCTGTGAAACCGTTCTCAGCGATTGGGGTATCGAGAACCCGTAGTTCGCCGTATTTCTCGTAGAGGTCTTTGGTGACCTTGTAACTGCCGCCGTATTGGCCGACGTCTTCCCCCATCACGCAGACGTAGGGATCGCGGGCCATCTCCTCATCGATGGCTTCGCGCAGAGCGTTGAAGAGAAGTGTTCCTGCCACGGCTTCACTGTGATCCCGGCTAATCCGGGGAATGAAGCCAAGCTATCTCAGCCTGCGCAAGCTCAACCGCCTGCCGCGAAGGTAAAGAGCAACAAAACTGACAACAACATCGCTGGCGACAACAGCAGCACCAGTTGACCGAGGTCATGGGGCGTCATCCAACCACTGCAAGATGAATCGACGCTAGGCAGGGTTCTGATCCTTGCTTGCAAAAAGACTGCGAAGGAACACCAACGTCAAACCAAGGGCCACAAAGCTTGTGCTGAAGGTGGCGATGAACGACAACCCCACCAACAGCGTCTTCAACGTGACGGCGATATTTGTGGCAATCGGTGAGCTGTAGTGCGGGGGATGGACGGCGAAGTACACCACCATTCGCCGACTTAACCCCAGGGCAAGCCAAGCCAGGACGCCTGCCGTGAGGGCCCCAGACAAAAAGCTGAGAGGCCCTTTTCTCGGATCCCGCGGTTCTTCGACTGAATCGGTCGGAGTGGGGTCAGTCATGACGCAATCCTCACGCCATCGCTTCGAAACGAGCAAGTCCAAGCTTTTAATCCGGCTGCCTTGAGCTGTGGACCCAGGTCAGCAGCAGCCTGATCACACTGGTCT carries:
- a CDS encoding AI-2E family transporter, which codes for MTARSVLVALSLVVLTLLTWHLRWVLLVLFGAVVVAVALDVLIQSLQKCTKLERPAALAVVLGLLLLAGAFLGQLLLPELLDQFRQLGRDLPQLVGKLSDLISSDPRLEQFDEAIGSAINLKGLQPLLGFAGGAANTLIQLLLMVLLAILLALDPGAHRRMLLAACPRPAREQLDQLLDECRHALGGWLSGMTLSATTVFLLTWGGLLVLKAPLALLSALVCGFLTFVPTIGPTAATLLPTGLALLQSPQLMVSVLVFRLILQNLEAFLLTPLLLRKTVNLLPTVALMAQFSLGALLGLPGVLLALPLVVVLQVLMQRVVVQQIMDRWA
- the secF gene encoding protein translocase subunit SecF — encoded protein: MVDASSPATAEVRQLRWSLSSMRQRVWLISAAVVVVSLIGLVTSWLDPAIRAPLRPGLDFTGGTQIQLERNCDPTCSDLKAIAVSDVIRGLALPKEGNAPLPQLNAPRVQLLDAGQSLLLRLPTLSAAQGQAVIQAVEPVAGPFRDGGQSVDTIGPSLGRQLLQSSLVSLLVAFAGIAVYISFRYDRRYAFLALVALAHDVVIVCGIFAWLGLFFQLEVDSLFAVALLTIAGYSVNDTVVVFDRIRERTQQGSDLPLKLQVDQAVSATLTRTLYTSGTTLMPLLALVFFGGSTLYWFAIALALGVVVGSWSSIALAPSLLTLWQPQGD
- the psb28 gene encoding photosystem II reaction center protein Psb28, with translation MAEAKGTASIQFFRGVDEPVVPDIRLTRSRDGRTGQATFVFEQPQALAPETFGNIGGMWMVDEEGEMVTREVNGKFVNGIPSALEATYTWKTEEDFERFMRFAQRYADSNGLGYSQNQKSDQSDAATEEQA
- the secD gene encoding protein translocase subunit SecD; this translates as MARYQGWFAFVLALAIAAGMFLLRTPLELGLDLRGGSQLTVQVQPAGEITRVGSEEMEAVKAVLERRVNGLGVAESTLQTVGDTQLVLQLPGEQDPTRAARVLGSTAMLEFRAQKPGAEGDLRSLRQLRSQVRAILRLREEQALNGDIDDNDGIDFDQLAEAQKLFGLDGEATSETDQLQQLLEKVNEEIVQQFEPAALTGKDLVTAGRQPLQNNPNSWEVTLSFNSDGAEAFAELTKSIAGTDRLLGIVLDGQAISEASVGPQFEAAGISGGAASISGNFTAEEARELEVQLRGGSLPLPVEIIEVRTIGPTLGAENIRRSLVAALSGLAFVAVFMVLAYRLPGAVAVVALSLYALFNLAMYALIPVTLTLPGIAGFILSIGMAVDANVLIFERIKDELRRGNTLIRSIDTGFSEAFSSIVDGHLTTLISCAALFFLGTGLVKGFAATLGIGVLLSLFTALTCTRTLLRFLMGYSGLRSPNNFLPNSQLPTPSA
- a CDS encoding pyruvate dehydrogenase complex E1 component subunit beta; its protein translation is MAGTLLFNALREAIDEEMARDPYVCVMGEDVGQYGGSYKVTKDLYEKYGELRVLDTPIAENGFTGMAVGAAMTGLRPIVEGMNMGFLLLAFNQISNNMGMLRYTSGGNFTIPTVVRGPGGVGRQLGAEHSQRLEAYFHAVPGIKIVACSTPTNAKGLMKAAIRDNNPVLFFEHVLLYNLTEELPEGDYTCALDQADLVQEGSDITIITYSRMRYHCLKAVEQLEAEGVSVELIDLISLKPLDMDTISQSIRKTHRVIVVEECMKTGGIGAELLALITEHCFDDLDARPIRLSSQDIPTPYNGSLENLTIIQPHQIVEAAKEMVTKGL
- a CDS encoding DUF3082 domain-containing protein, which produces MTDPTPTDSVEEPRDPRKGPLSFLSGALTAGVLAWLALGLSRRMVVYFAVHPPHYSSPIATNIAVTLKTLLVGLSFIATFSTSFVALGLTLVFLRSLFASKDQNPA
- the mnmH gene encoding tRNA 2-selenouridine(34) synthase MnmH; its protein translation is MSGMGDDHFTSIEQLRQLHGPLIDVRSPSEFEKGHWPGAVNLPLFSDDERAAVGTSYKQDGRLKAIHLGLRITGPKMAVLAEQLDQYRGAEQLRLYCWRGGMRSASMAWLAHQIDLNPLLLQGGYKAYRHWAQSSFDQEWPLRIMGGRTGTGKTDLLLALQIKGVAVLDLEGLANHRGSSFGGLGLPAQPSTEHYENLLAEVLDHHRRQGAGSIWLEAESIQVGRCRIPKGLFDQMQTAPVLEIQRNLDERVEQLVEVYGQQGSEGLAEATNRISRRLGPQRTQQALEAIAAQDWATACRATLDYYDRCYDHELARCPDRNSVDLTGQTAAVAAETLLKAKLVELSA
- a CDS encoding AI-2E family transporter; protein product: MRLPHWLSLTALIAATVLLWSLREVLLLLFAGVVVAMALCTLVGILRERRPMGRSLALVICLGGLLTIFTVILTVVIPPFLEEFAVLLQQLPKAAQTLLGLLMDWIDGISQAIYGADSASNLDELGVSDPSKLVPDGQSIAAGLGSGVLGLLGLAGNVGNAVLRLLFVVAVALMVSVQPQAYRGVGLQLVPSFYRRRAAEVLDRCGQALSSWMVGVLISSVAVSALCGIALSLLGVKLVLANALLAGLLNIIPNVGPTMSTVFPMAVAVLDAPWKSIAVLGAYVVIQNMESYVITPSVMHHQVKLLPGLTLAAQFVFTLMFGPLGLLLALPLAVVFQVVIREVLIHDVLDHWTNSGATP